ATTTACAGGTTCAACTCTTTTAGCAGTGTTCGGTATTATTATTTCTGTCATCCTTATTTTAAAATTCCGCAGCGTCGGTATTTTCTTAGGGATGGTTATTACAGCGGTCGTTGGTATGATGACAGGTGTCATTGCACCACCTGTATCGGTTGTATCAGCAATTCCAAGTGTAGATTCAACATTTATGGTTGCACTTAAACCGATTTTTAATGACTTTGATTCTTTAATAAACGTTAAATTTTTAGTCGTAGTACTAACATTTTTATTCGTTGACTTTTTCGATACAGCAGGTACATTAATGGCTGTTGCTACTCAAGCTGGCCTAGTAAAAGACGATAAATTACCACGCGCAAGTCGTGCGCTTATGGCGGATGCATTAGCTACAACAATTGGTTCTTTATTCGGAACTTCAACAACTACTGCATATGTAGAATCAACTTCAGGTGTAGCAGCAGGTGCTCGTTCAGGTTTTGCCGCAGTTGTTACAGCAGTGCTATTCTTAATCGCGCTATTCTTCTCGCCATTACTTGCTGTTGTTACTTCGGCGGTAACAGCACCAGCACTTGTTATCGTAGGTGTGTTAATGGTTTCATCATTGCGTTTAATTGAATGGGATAAATTCGAAATTGCAGTTCCAGCGTTCTTCACAGTATTAATGATGCCGCTTGGTTATTCAATTGCAACAGGGATTGCAATTGGTTTCGTATTCTATCCTGTAACAATGCTTTTAGCAGGTCGTAAAAAAGAAATTCACCCAATGATGTACGGATTGTTCTTTGTCTTCCTTGCATACTTTATCTGGGTTCGATAATGTAAAGACGAAAAAGCTCCTCTTTGTGAAAACGAAGAGGAGCTTTTTATTCGAAATTGTTTGAGTGCCTGACACATAATATACTATAGAAGAAACTACTAGTTATTATTGACTGAATAGTTTTATTTCAATTAAACACTTGCAAACTATGTTACGAGATGTTATATTTAAACACGTTGTTACGAAACATGTGAACAACACACTGCAAGAAAATAATAGTTGACATCATATTGAATGTATGTTAAATTATAAAAAGTTACTTACTAGTAACTAACAAAATGAACCTTGAAAACTGAACAAGCAAAACGTAATCAATATAGTTTTTACTAGCTAACTTTGTTAGTGAACGAAACAAAATTTTGGACATCAAAATTGATGCCAGCAAAACAATTTGAGCTAATCAAATTTCTTTTATGGAGAGTTTGATCCTGGCTCAGGACGAACGCTGGCGGCGTGCCTAATACATGCAAGTCGAGCGAACAGAGAAGGAGCTTGCTCCTTTGACGTTAGCGGCGGACGGGTGAGTAACACGTGGGCAACCTACCCTATAGTTTGGGATAACTCCGGGAAACCGGGGCTAATACCGAATAATCTTTTGTCCCTCATGGGACAATACTGAAAGACGGTTTCGGCTGTCGCTATAGGATGGGCCCGCGGCGCATTAGCTAGTTGGTGAGGTAACGGCTCACCAAGGCAACGATGCGTAGCCGACCTGAGAGGGTGATCGGCCACACTGGGACTGAGACACGGCCCAGACTCCTACGGGAGGCAGCAGTAGGGAATCTTCCACAATGGGCGAAAGCTTGATGGAGCAACGCCGCGTGAGTGAAGAAGGATTTCGGTTCGTAAAACTCTGTTGTAAGGGAAGAACAAGTACAGTAGTAACTGGCTGTACCTTGACGGTACCTTATTAGAAAGCCACGGCTAACTACGTGCCAGCAGCCGCGGTAATACGTAGGTGGCAAGCGTTGTCCGGAATTATTGGGCGTAAAGCGCGCGCAGGTGGTTTCTTAAGTCTGATGTGAAAGCCCACGGCTCAACCGTGGAGGGTCATTGGAAACTGGGAGACTTGAGTGCAGAAGAGGATAGTGGAATTCCAAGTGTAGCGGTGAAATGC
This genomic interval from Lysinibacillus sphaericus contains the following:
- a CDS encoding NCS2 family permease; the encoded protein is MKKYFMFDELGTNYRREIIGGITTFLAMAYILAVNPGILENAGMDKGAVFVATALAAAVGSLIMGIFAKFPISLAPGMGLNAFFAFTVVGAYGIPWQTGLTGVFFSGIIFIILSLTGIRETVINAIPAQLKYAVSAGIGLFITFVGLQGAGIVVDSPATLVTLGAFTGSTLLAVFGIIISVILILKFRSVGIFLGMVITAVVGMMTGVIAPPVSVVSAIPSVDSTFMVALKPIFNDFDSLINVKFLVVVLTFLFVDFFDTAGTLMAVATQAGLVKDDKLPRASRALMADALATTIGSLFGTSTTTAYVESTSGVAAGARSGFAAVVTAVLFLIALFFSPLLAVVTSAVTAPALVIVGVLMVSSLRLIEWDKFEIAVPAFFTVLMMPLGYSIATGIAIGFVFYPVTMLLAGRKKEIHPMMYGLFFVFLAYFIWVR